In a single window of the Micromonospora inositola genome:
- a CDS encoding fumarylacetoacetate hydrolase family protein, whose translation MKLMRVGPVGEEKPVLYADGRHFDLSSVAADLDPAFFASDGLRRVGDATGLPEIDIARQRIGAPIARPGVILCVGQNYAAHAAESGAQPPTTPIIFYKAPNTVVGPFDDVLIPRGSAKTDWEVELGVVIGRRARYLSSPADALAHIAGFVLSNDVSERDFQLARSGGQWSKGKSCETFQPLGPWLVTPDEITDPQALRLRSWVNDDIRQDSSTKDMIFDVAYLVWHLSQYSVLDPGDLINTGTPQGVALSGRFPYLAPGDVMEVGIDGLGRQRSLLRSA comes from the coding sequence TTGAAGCTCATGCGGGTTGGACCGGTGGGGGAGGAGAAGCCCGTTCTGTACGCCGACGGCCGTCACTTCGATCTGTCGTCGGTCGCCGCCGATCTCGACCCGGCGTTCTTCGCGTCGGACGGGCTCCGGCGCGTAGGCGATGCGACCGGCCTGCCCGAGATCGACATCGCGCGACAGCGAATCGGGGCACCGATCGCGCGCCCCGGCGTGATCCTCTGCGTCGGCCAGAACTACGCCGCCCACGCGGCCGAGTCCGGCGCACAGCCGCCCACCACGCCGATCATCTTCTACAAGGCCCCGAACACCGTGGTCGGCCCGTTCGACGACGTGCTGATCCCGCGGGGATCGGCGAAGACCGACTGGGAGGTCGAGCTGGGCGTGGTGATCGGCCGGCGCGCCCGGTACCTGTCCTCCCCTGCGGACGCGCTCGCGCACATCGCCGGGTTCGTACTGTCCAACGACGTGTCAGAGCGGGACTTTCAGCTCGCGCGGTCGGGCGGGCAGTGGTCGAAGGGCAAGTCGTGCGAAACCTTCCAGCCGCTCGGACCGTGGCTGGTGACGCCCGACGAGATCACCGACCCGCAGGCGCTGCGGCTGCGCTCATGGGTCAACGACGACATTCGGCAGGACTCCTCCACCAAAGACATGATCTTCGACGTGGCATACCTGGTGTGGCACCTGTCCCAGTACTCCGTCCTGGATCCGGGGGACCTCATCAACACCGGCACGCCGCAGGGTGTGGCGCTCTCCGGCCGCTTCCCGTACCTGGCGCCGGGTGACGTGATGGAGGTCGGAATCGACGGTCTCGGCCGGCAGCGTTCGCTCCTGAGGAGCGCCTGA
- a CDS encoding amidohydrolase family protein, with the protein MIVDAHHHLWTADYPWLAAPGLAAIRRDYTVADLTPRLAGAGVAAGVLVEAGRCDAAETAAFLALAAATPHIAGVVGWASLTDPDLSATLAGYRGLPGAAKLVGIRDQVQGVDDPAFLARADVRAALATIGAAGLTYDLIVRVGQLPASAAAARATPGTVFVLDHLGKPRIGAGAEGFAEWRAAVAGLAACGNVVAKLSGLLTEAGPGWSVSTIRPYVDAALDLFGPERLMVGSDWPVCELVASYPAALEAIGSCLSELSAGERAAVAAGTAIRTYRLEVGS; encoded by the coding sequence GTGATCGTCGATGCGCACCACCACTTGTGGACCGCCGACTACCCGTGGCTCGCCGCGCCGGGTCTGGCGGCGATCCGGCGCGATTACACGGTCGCCGACCTCACGCCCCGGCTGGCGGGGGCAGGCGTCGCGGCTGGTGTTCTGGTCGAGGCGGGCCGCTGCGACGCCGCCGAAACCGCCGCGTTCCTCGCCTTGGCCGCTGCCACTCCGCACATCGCGGGCGTGGTCGGCTGGGCGTCCCTCACCGATCCGGACCTGTCCGCCACCCTGGCCGGCTACCGCGGCCTGCCCGGCGCAGCGAAACTCGTCGGTATCCGCGACCAGGTGCAGGGCGTCGACGACCCGGCGTTCCTCGCCCGCGCGGACGTGCGGGCGGCGCTGGCCACCATCGGCGCAGCGGGGTTGACCTACGACCTGATCGTCCGGGTCGGACAGTTGCCCGCCAGCGCCGCGGCGGCGCGCGCCACCCCGGGCACCGTCTTCGTGCTCGACCACCTCGGCAAGCCGCGGATCGGCGCGGGAGCCGAGGGGTTCGCCGAGTGGCGCGCGGCCGTGGCAGGACTGGCCGCCTGTGGCAACGTCGTGGCGAAGCTGTCCGGTCTGCTGACCGAGGCCGGCCCCGGGTGGAGCGTCTCCACCATCCGGCCGTACGTCGATGCCGCCCTGGACCTGTTCGGTCCCGAACGGCTCATGGTCGGCTCCGACTGGCCGGTCTGCGAACTCGTCGCCTCGTACCCCGCTGCCCTGGAGGCGATCGGCAGTTGCCTGAGCGAGCTGTCGGCAGGCGAGCGGGCCGCCGTCGCGGCCGGCACCGCGATCCGTACCTATCGTCTGGAGGTTGGCTCTTGA
- a CDS encoding aldo/keto reductase, translating into MKATERVRLGRTEVEVTRLGFGLAPIGGLFTAVGDELARATVEAAWNLGLRYFDTAPLYGCGLSERRAGAVLSGKPREEFTLSTKVGRLLVPGGAPEQEFWVEPSELSPVFDFSFDGVLRSHAESLQRLGLARVDIAHIHDPDHHFDEAVSGAYPALAELRARGDIGAVSAGMNQAEMLVDLARAGDFDCFMLAGRYTLLDQSGLAELLPLCLEKGISVLAAGVYNSGLLADPTPGAHYDYAPAERSLIDRALAIRAVCERHGVPLRAAAIQFPLGHPAVASVVVGARDPEQITDNADMFEWEIPDAMWADLKKDGLLPEEVPTP; encoded by the coding sequence GTGAAAGCGACCGAAAGGGTCCGGCTGGGGCGTACCGAGGTGGAGGTGACCCGGCTGGGCTTCGGGCTCGCACCGATCGGGGGACTGTTCACCGCCGTCGGCGACGAGCTTGCCAGGGCCACGGTCGAGGCGGCCTGGAACCTTGGGCTGCGCTACTTCGACACCGCCCCGCTCTACGGCTGCGGCCTTTCCGAGCGCCGGGCCGGCGCGGTGCTGTCGGGCAAGCCGCGCGAGGAGTTCACGCTGTCGACCAAGGTCGGCCGGCTGCTCGTGCCGGGCGGTGCCCCGGAGCAGGAGTTCTGGGTGGAGCCGAGCGAGCTCAGTCCGGTCTTCGATTTTTCGTTCGACGGGGTGCTGCGTTCGCACGCGGAGAGCCTGCAGCGGCTGGGTCTGGCCCGGGTCGACATTGCGCACATTCACGACCCGGACCACCATTTCGACGAGGCGGTGAGCGGGGCCTACCCGGCGCTGGCCGAGTTGCGTGCGCGGGGCGACATCGGCGCGGTCAGCGCAGGTATGAATCAGGCGGAGATGCTGGTCGATCTCGCTCGGGCCGGTGACTTCGACTGTTTCATGCTCGCGGGGCGGTACACGCTGCTGGATCAGTCAGGGCTGGCCGAGCTGTTGCCGCTGTGCCTGGAGAAAGGCATTTCTGTTCTCGCGGCCGGGGTGTACAACTCGGGGCTGCTCGCCGATCCGACGCCGGGCGCCCACTACGACTACGCCCCGGCCGAGCGGAGTCTGATCGATCGGGCGCTGGCGATCCGGGCGGTGTGCGAGCGGCACGGGGTGCCACTGCGGGCGGCGGCGATCCAGTTCCCGCTCGGCCATCCGGCCGTCGCCAGCGTCGTGGTCGGCGCCAGGGATCCAGAGCAGATCACCGACAACGCCGACATGTTCGAATGGGAGATCCCGGACGCCATGTGGGCCGATCTGAAGAAGGACGGCCTGCTGCCGGAGGAGGTGCCCACACCGTGA
- a CDS encoding mandelate racemase/muconate lactonizing enzyme family protein, which translates to MPVRSPITHAEAYLVDIAVETVRTDAVQAFVKQETVFVEIRTADGQQGTGYSYTIGTGGTAVLALLRDHLVPRLIGLDAARVEAVWRDLYASTRATAVGAITSLALAAVDTALWDLRAKAAGLPLSVLAGGAKDRIPLYDTEGGWLQLSTEELVAGAKASQAAGWPGVKLKVGKLDPAEDTERIAAVRAAVGARLDVMVDANQSLTTAEAIRRARLLEPYGLAWFEEPLPADDVAGHELLAHSTSIPIAVGESMYSIGQFAEYLRRQAAGIIQVDVARVGGITPWLKVAHLAEACNVAVCPHFLMELHVSLCAAVPNSRYLEYIPQLRAVTRSEIAVADGHALAPTAPGLGIDWDRDAVEDRRVA; encoded by the coding sequence ATGCCAGTGAGGTCCCCGATCACGCATGCCGAGGCGTACCTGGTCGATATCGCCGTCGAGACCGTCCGCACGGATGCGGTGCAGGCGTTCGTCAAGCAGGAGACGGTTTTCGTCGAGATCCGCACGGCCGACGGCCAGCAGGGTACCGGCTACTCGTACACCATCGGGACCGGCGGCACCGCTGTGCTCGCGCTCCTGCGCGACCATCTGGTGCCCCGCCTGATCGGCCTGGACGCGGCCCGGGTGGAGGCGGTTTGGCGTGATCTCTACGCCAGCACCCGCGCCACCGCCGTCGGCGCGATCACCTCACTGGCCCTGGCCGCTGTCGACACCGCCCTGTGGGATCTGCGCGCCAAGGCCGCCGGGCTGCCCCTGTCGGTGCTGGCCGGCGGGGCCAAGGACCGCATCCCGCTCTATGACACCGAGGGCGGCTGGCTGCAGCTCAGCACCGAGGAGCTGGTCGCCGGGGCGAAGGCGTCCCAGGCGGCCGGCTGGCCGGGCGTCAAGCTGAAGGTGGGCAAGCTCGACCCGGCGGAGGACACTGAGCGGATCGCTGCGGTCCGAGCCGCCGTGGGCGCCCGGCTCGACGTGATGGTCGACGCCAACCAGTCGCTCACCACCGCGGAGGCGATCCGCCGGGCGCGGCTGCTCGAACCGTACGGGCTCGCCTGGTTCGAGGAGCCGCTGCCTGCCGACGACGTCGCCGGGCACGAGCTGCTCGCCCACTCGACGAGTATCCCGATCGCCGTTGGCGAGTCGATGTACTCGATCGGGCAGTTCGCCGAATACCTGCGCCGCCAGGCTGCGGGCATCATCCAGGTCGACGTCGCCCGGGTCGGCGGAATCACCCCCTGGCTCAAGGTCGCTCACCTGGCAGAGGCGTGCAACGTGGCAGTGTGCCCGCACTTCCTCATGGAGCTGCACGTGAGCCTGTGCGCCGCGGTGCCCAACAGTCGGTACCTCGAGTACATCCCGCAGCTGCGGGCGGTAACCCGGTCCGAGATCGCCGTCGCCGACGGCCACGCTCTCGCGCCGACCGCCCCCGGCCTCGGCATCGACTGGGACCGGGACGCGGTCGAGGACAGGAGAGTCGCGTGA
- a CDS encoding type 2 periplasmic-binding domain-containing protein, with protein MSSVNRKGIALTLATMLAIAGCSSGDKDDAPKAEMGPEGKVIIDVFSPADADTNLDTNPVTKNMSDKFKIQFRWQTTTYDAGPAKEKRQVALASGDYPDMFFLIPWVDGFNKAEVQKLGKQGVAVPLEDLIKENAPNIQKALDSNKTLKAMSTAPDGHIYALPQWADCFHCTYPDKLWINSTWLKKLNLPMPKTTEELRTVLRAFKTRDPNGNGKADEIPMTTDTQDGALIAYLMGAFAFDPVGANNGVRSLLVLNGDKVDTPVNKPNWREGLKYINSLYKEGLIDPASFTQNAEALQATGNNPAAVQIGSSPLLHPYIFVSPGSKDGRDKQYDAAPPLTGPDGKSYTGYNYPTSTGYTFMLTNKSSNEARIAAIKMLDYIYTDEGQLQTWGGPEGVAWKKPGPGDVALDPNTTPMYKPLPDASVPKNVRWAALAQYNNTLAFRNAQVVPQDIYSDTGYERRLFQATKLYEGHEDKAQVFPEASVWGDPSVSAELATLKTNLDSYVNQGQLAFITGSKKIDTDWDAWVSGLDGVGLKRYLELNQQAYDRYKNGK; from the coding sequence ATGAGCTCCGTCAACAGAAAAGGCATCGCACTCACGCTCGCCACGATGCTGGCGATAGCGGGGTGCTCCTCCGGCGACAAGGACGACGCCCCCAAGGCCGAAATGGGCCCCGAGGGCAAGGTCATCATCGATGTGTTCTCGCCGGCCGACGCGGACACGAACCTGGACACGAACCCGGTCACGAAGAACATGAGTGACAAGTTCAAGATCCAGTTCCGGTGGCAGACCACCACCTACGACGCCGGGCCGGCCAAGGAGAAGCGCCAGGTCGCGCTCGCCAGCGGCGACTACCCGGACATGTTCTTCCTGATCCCGTGGGTCGACGGGTTCAACAAGGCCGAGGTCCAGAAGCTGGGCAAGCAGGGCGTCGCCGTGCCGCTGGAGGACCTGATCAAGGAGAACGCGCCGAACATCCAGAAGGCGCTGGACTCCAACAAGACGCTCAAGGCGATGTCGACCGCGCCCGACGGGCATATCTACGCGTTGCCGCAGTGGGCCGACTGCTTCCACTGCACGTACCCGGACAAGCTGTGGATCAACAGCACCTGGCTGAAGAAGCTGAACCTGCCGATGCCGAAGACGACCGAGGAGCTGCGCACCGTCCTGCGAGCGTTCAAGACGCGGGACCCGAACGGCAACGGCAAGGCCGACGAGATCCCGATGACCACCGACACTCAGGACGGCGCCCTGATCGCGTACCTGATGGGCGCGTTCGCCTTCGACCCGGTCGGCGCGAACAACGGCGTCCGGTCGTTGCTGGTGCTGAACGGTGACAAGGTGGACACGCCGGTCAACAAGCCCAACTGGCGCGAGGGTCTGAAGTACATCAACTCCCTGTACAAGGAAGGCCTGATCGACCCGGCCTCGTTTACTCAGAACGCCGAGGCACTACAGGCGACCGGCAACAACCCAGCGGCCGTCCAGATCGGCTCCTCGCCCTTGCTGCATCCCTACATTTTCGTCTCGCCGGGCTCCAAGGACGGCCGGGACAAGCAGTACGACGCCGCGCCGCCGCTGACCGGCCCCGATGGCAAGAGCTACACCGGATACAACTACCCGACCTCGACCGGGTACACCTTCATGCTGACCAACAAGTCGAGCAACGAGGCGCGGATCGCCGCGATCAAGATGCTCGACTACATCTACACCGACGAAGGCCAGCTCCAGACGTGGGGTGGACCCGAGGGGGTCGCCTGGAAGAAGCCCGGCCCCGGCGACGTCGCGCTCGACCCGAACACCACGCCGATGTACAAGCCGTTGCCTGACGCGAGCGTCCCGAAGAACGTCCGGTGGGCCGCGCTGGCGCAGTACAACAACACCCTTGCCTTCCGCAATGCGCAGGTCGTCCCGCAGGACATCTACTCCGACACGGGGTACGAGCGGCGGCTGTTCCAGGCGACGAAGCTGTACGAGGGCCACGAGGACAAGGCGCAGGTCTTCCCGGAGGCCTCGGTCTGGGGAGACCCGAGCGTCAGCGCCGAGCTGGCGACCCTGAAGACCAACCTCGACAGCTATGTCAACCAGGGCCAGCTGGCCTTCATCACGGGGTCGAAGAAGATCGACACCGACTGGGACGCCTGGGTGTCGGGTCTCGACGGCGTCGGCCTGAAGCGGTACCTGGAGCTGAACCAGCAGGCCTACGACAGGTACAAGAACGGCAAGTGA
- a CDS encoding carbohydrate ABC transporter permease, whose product MSTLTTSRLSRLRRKPAATQKIREPFGDRVFLVVVTLMLAVLLALVLLPLIYIVASSFSSAPAVSAGRVTFWPVEFSVRAYRVALSNPQVLQAYYNSLIYAVAGTLISVTLTVAIAYPLSRKAFFGRNVLMTALIFTMLFSGGLIPTYMVVQDLGMLNTRWALLIPNAIGVWQVIIARTFFAHSIPDELYEAATLDGASELRFLRSVVLPLSKPLLAVLALMYTIYQWNSYFDALIYLKDPDLYPLQIVLRNMLLTTVRPGAGDLAQQLEQQQLANVLKYALIVVSSLPVLIIYPFIARHFTKGVLVGAVKG is encoded by the coding sequence ATGAGCACGCTGACGACATCGAGGCTGTCCAGGCTGCGGCGCAAGCCGGCGGCCACGCAGAAGATCCGTGAGCCGTTCGGCGACCGCGTGTTCCTGGTCGTCGTCACGCTCATGCTTGCCGTGCTGCTGGCGCTGGTGCTGCTGCCGTTGATCTACATCGTCGCCAGCTCGTTCAGCAGCGCCCCCGCAGTCAGCGCAGGCCGGGTGACGTTCTGGCCGGTCGAGTTCTCGGTGCGCGCCTACCGGGTCGCCCTGAGCAACCCGCAGGTCCTGCAGGCGTACTACAACTCGCTGATCTACGCCGTCGCCGGCACCCTGATCAGCGTCACGCTGACCGTGGCCATCGCCTACCCGTTGTCGCGCAAGGCGTTCTTCGGGCGCAACGTGCTGATGACCGCCCTGATCTTCACCATGCTGTTCTCGGGCGGCCTGATCCCGACGTACATGGTGGTCCAGGACCTCGGCATGCTGAACACCCGCTGGGCGCTGCTGATCCCCAACGCGATCGGCGTCTGGCAGGTGATCATCGCGCGCACCTTCTTCGCCCACTCGATTCCGGACGAGCTCTATGAGGCGGCGACGCTGGACGGGGCGAGCGAGCTGCGGTTCCTCAGGTCGGTGGTGCTGCCGCTGTCGAAGCCGCTGCTGGCCGTCCTCGCACTGATGTACACGATCTACCAGTGGAACTCCTACTTCGACGCCCTGATCTACCTCAAGGATCCCGATCTGTATCCCCTGCAGATCGTGCTCCGGAACATGCTCCTCACCACGGTCAGACCCGGCGCCGGGGACCTGGCGCAGCAGCTCGAACAGCAACAGCTCGCCAACGTCCTGAAGTACGCCCTCATCGTCGTCTCGAGCCTGCCCGTACTGATCATCTACCCGTTCATCGCCCGCCACTTCACCAAGGGCGTGCTGGTCGGCGCCGTCAAGGGTTAG
- a CDS encoding ABC transporter permease, with translation MTITTPRPSPPADAARPRVRSPWRRTAPKRRRSRWAQAQRSWRLHWQLYLLVIVPVAYFVIFKYIPISFAVIAFKDYNVIQGPWGSDWVGFRNFELFFTNPVFGTLLENTFILAFYLVLASFPIPILLAIALNEIGNGWFKRTVQMVTYAPYFISTVVVVSMTILVLSPRLGIVNDGLGLFGAEPVNFLGDPNYFRHIYVWSEVWQTAGYSAVIYLAALAGIDPALHESAKIDGASRLQRIRHIDLPGIMPTAVIVLILGVGNMMAIGFEKAYLLQNDLNLAQSEIIPTYVYKTGLINADFSMATAIGLFNSLVNLCLLLLVNFAAKRITGNGLWR, from the coding sequence ATGACGATCACCACGCCGCGCCCGAGTCCGCCGGCTGACGCGGCCCGGCCGCGGGTCCGGTCCCCCTGGCGCCGGACCGCGCCGAAGCGTCGGCGTAGCCGTTGGGCGCAGGCGCAGCGGTCCTGGCGGCTGCACTGGCAGCTGTACCTGCTGGTGATCGTGCCGGTGGCGTACTTCGTCATCTTCAAGTACATCCCGATCAGCTTCGCCGTCATCGCGTTCAAGGACTACAACGTCATCCAGGGGCCGTGGGGCAGTGACTGGGTCGGGTTCAGGAACTTCGAGCTGTTCTTCACCAACCCGGTCTTCGGCACGCTGCTGGAGAACACCTTCATCCTGGCGTTCTATCTGGTGCTGGCGAGCTTCCCGATCCCGATCCTGCTTGCCATCGCGCTGAACGAGATCGGCAACGGCTGGTTCAAGCGCACCGTGCAGATGGTCACCTACGCGCCCTACTTCATCTCCACCGTCGTGGTGGTGTCGATGACGATCCTCGTGCTGTCGCCACGGCTCGGCATCGTGAACGACGGGCTCGGGCTCTTCGGGGCCGAGCCCGTAAACTTCCTCGGCGATCCGAACTACTTCCGGCACATCTACGTCTGGTCCGAAGTCTGGCAGACCGCGGGTTACTCGGCCGTCATCTACCTGGCCGCGCTCGCCGGCATCGACCCGGCGCTGCACGAGTCGGCCAAGATCGACGGCGCTAGCCGGCTGCAGCGGATCCGGCACATCGACCTGCCGGGAATCATGCCCACCGCGGTGATCGTCCTGATCCTCGGCGTGGGGAACATGATGGCGATCGGGTTCGAGAAGGCCTACCTACTGCAGAACGATCTGAACCTGGCGCAGTCGGAGATCATCCCGACCTACGTGTACAAGACCGGCCTGATCAACGCGGACTTCAGCATGGCGACCGCCATCGGCCTGTTCAACTCGTTGGTCAACCTCTGCCTGCTGCTGCTGGTCAACTTCGCCGCCAAGCGGATCACCGGGAACGGACTATGGCGATGA
- a CDS encoding alpha-galactosidase has product MPPVLFDPDHRLWLLCGPTTAYAIRLAEDDSVRNVHWGAMLTLAEAVKVAERISPAASSFEAVAAVDELAVEGGARFGPPSLLVRFADGTRGVQWRYAGHDIDGGHLRIRLHDRHYPLRLTLHYRVCADSDVIERWTTVENHDDRTPITVLRCDSAAWAAPHRTHYRVSHLVGGWNSEFQLRRTDVAVAETVFTSRRGMTSHHANPWLAVDDGTAGEEHGEVWSTALAWSGSWRIALHRDPVGRTTWTGGFGHEGLTWSLAPGEALDTPVFAGLYTAGGFGTASRAWHGYVRRHVLSHPNETRPVLYNSWEATGFDVDEVGQMALAARAASLGVELFVMDDGWFGARTGDHVGLGDWVPNPVRFPNGLRPLAAEVRRLGMRFGLWVEPEMVNPDSDLYRAHPDWVLHMTNRDRTELRNQLILNLARPDTAEWTHAWLDRLVAEHDIDFLKWDANRPFTEAGWPGHGDPDRLWIEHTRAVYRIMDQLRADHPGLRIEACAGGGGRADLGIVARTDQVWTSDNTDPVDRIDIQHGFSQLYPAQVMGAWVTDSPNAATARETPLRFRFHVAMAGVLGIGGDLTAWTEDELKEAVELIATYKRIRPVVQHGTAYRLRGDGTLTAVQFAHGDEHVVLAWCPTRPYGHATAPLRLAAVRPEAVYRDTDTGATYPGAVLLRSGLPLDLPSGDHASTLVHLRPVG; this is encoded by the coding sequence ATGCCCCCTGTGTTGTTCGATCCCGATCACCGCCTGTGGCTGTTGTGCGGCCCGACCACCGCGTACGCCATCCGGCTCGCCGAGGACGACAGCGTGCGGAATGTCCACTGGGGAGCGATGCTGACGCTGGCCGAGGCGGTGAAGGTCGCCGAGCGCATTTCCCCGGCGGCGAGCAGTTTCGAGGCGGTGGCCGCGGTGGACGAACTGGCGGTGGAAGGCGGTGCCCGCTTCGGACCGCCCAGCCTGCTCGTGCGCTTCGCCGACGGCACCCGCGGCGTCCAGTGGCGGTACGCCGGCCACGACATCGACGGGGGCCACCTGCGCATCCGGCTGCACGACCGGCACTACCCACTGCGCCTCACCCTGCACTACCGGGTATGCGCAGACAGCGACGTGATCGAGCGGTGGACGACCGTCGAGAACCACGACGACCGCACCCCGATCACGGTGCTGCGCTGCGACTCCGCTGCCTGGGCGGCACCGCACCGGACGCACTACCGGGTGAGCCACCTCGTCGGCGGCTGGAACAGCGAGTTCCAGCTCCGACGCACCGACGTCGCCGTGGCCGAGACGGTCTTCACCAGCCGGCGCGGGATGACCAGCCACCACGCCAATCCCTGGCTGGCCGTAGACGACGGCACGGCAGGCGAGGAGCACGGCGAAGTCTGGAGCACCGCGCTCGCCTGGAGCGGCAGCTGGCGCATCGCCCTGCACCGGGACCCGGTCGGCCGCACGACCTGGACGGGCGGCTTCGGCCACGAGGGCCTGACCTGGTCGCTGGCCCCCGGCGAGGCGCTGGACACCCCGGTGTTCGCCGGCCTCTACACGGCGGGCGGGTTCGGGACCGCCAGCCGCGCCTGGCACGGGTACGTGCGCCGGCACGTGCTGTCCCACCCGAACGAGACGCGACCCGTGCTCTACAACTCGTGGGAGGCGACCGGGTTCGACGTGGACGAGGTCGGCCAGATGGCCCTGGCGGCGCGCGCCGCGAGCCTCGGCGTCGAGCTGTTCGTGATGGACGACGGCTGGTTCGGCGCCCGCACCGGCGACCACGTGGGCCTCGGCGACTGGGTGCCCAATCCGGTCCGATTCCCCAACGGGCTGCGCCCGCTCGCAGCGGAGGTGCGACGGCTCGGCATGCGCTTCGGCCTGTGGGTGGAGCCGGAGATGGTCAACCCGGACAGCGACCTCTACCGGGCGCACCCGGACTGGGTGCTGCACATGACCAACCGCGACCGCACCGAGCTGCGCAACCAACTGATACTCAACCTCGCCCGGCCGGACACGGCCGAGTGGACCCACGCCTGGCTCGACCGGCTGGTGGCCGAACACGACATCGACTTCCTCAAGTGGGACGCCAACCGGCCGTTCACCGAGGCCGGGTGGCCCGGGCACGGCGATCCCGACCGGCTGTGGATCGAGCACACCCGCGCGGTCTACCGGATCATGGACCAGCTGCGGGCCGACCACCCGGGCCTGCGCATCGAGGCGTGCGCCGGCGGCGGCGGGCGGGCCGACCTGGGCATCGTGGCCCGTACCGACCAGGTGTGGACGTCGGACAACACCGACCCGGTCGACCGGATCGACATCCAGCACGGCTTCAGCCAGCTCTACCCGGCCCAGGTCATGGGCGCCTGGGTCACCGACAGCCCGAACGCGGCCACCGCCCGGGAGACTCCGCTGCGGTTCCGGTTCCACGTCGCCATGGCCGGCGTTCTGGGCATCGGCGGCGACCTCACCGCGTGGACCGAGGACGAGCTCAAGGAGGCCGTCGAGCTGATCGCCACGTACAAGCGCATCCGGCCGGTCGTCCAGCACGGTACGGCCTACCGGCTGCGCGGTGACGGCACGCTGACCGCGGTGCAGTTCGCCCATGGCGACGAGCACGTGGTGCTCGCCTGGTGCCCGACCCGCCCCTACGGCCACGCAACCGCCCCGTTGCGGCTGGCCGCGGTGCGGCCCGAGGCGGTGTACCGGGACACCGACACGGGGGCGACGTACCCGGGTGCGGTGCTGCTCCGGTCCGGCCTGCCCCTCGACCTGCCGTCAGGCGACCACGCCAGCACGCTCGTCCACCTGCGGCCGGTGGGCTGA
- a CDS encoding acetylxylan esterase, with protein sequence MALFDLPLAELLTYRPERVEPDDFDAFWRATLSDAARHELKPEFTPYDALLARVRVQDARFSGYEGQRVAAWFLAPAEVAGPLPCVVQFIGYGGGRGQPHEWLLWPAAGYAVLVVDSRGQGNGDTPDLPGDDTPQHSGLLTRGVLDPEQYYYRRLFTDAVRAVDAAAAHPDVDPTRIIVAGASQGGGIAQAVAGLHRQVRAALIDLPFLTHFRRATEITDAHPYQELADFCATNRDRIEQVFRTLGYFDGVNFAARATAPALYSVALMDDVCPPSTVFAAYNHYAGPKELQIWPYNRHEGGATFQPPIQLRWLRDLLA encoded by the coding sequence GTGGCCCTCTTCGATCTACCCCTCGCCGAGCTGCTCACTTACCGCCCGGAACGCGTCGAGCCGGACGACTTCGACGCGTTCTGGCGGGCGACGCTGTCCGACGCGGCGCGGCACGAGCTGAAACCGGAGTTCACCCCGTACGACGCGTTGCTGGCTCGCGTGCGGGTGCAGGACGCGCGGTTCAGCGGCTACGAGGGACAGCGGGTGGCCGCCTGGTTCCTCGCCCCTGCGGAGGTGGCCGGGCCGCTGCCGTGCGTCGTGCAGTTTATCGGCTACGGCGGCGGCCGGGGCCAGCCCCACGAGTGGCTGCTGTGGCCGGCGGCCGGGTACGCGGTGCTCGTGGTGGACTCCCGCGGGCAGGGCAACGGCGACACCCCCGACCTGCCTGGCGACGACACGCCGCAGCACTCCGGCCTACTGACGCGCGGCGTGCTGGACCCTGAGCAGTACTACTACCGCCGGTTGTTCACCGACGCGGTGCGGGCGGTGGACGCGGCTGCCGCCCACCCGGACGTGGACCCCACCCGGATCATCGTCGCCGGCGCCAGCCAGGGCGGCGGCATCGCGCAGGCGGTCGCCGGCCTGCACCGCCAGGTACGGGCCGCGCTCATCGACCTGCCGTTCCTGACCCACTTCCGGCGCGCCACCGAGATCACCGACGCTCACCCGTATCAGGAGCTGGCCGACTTCTGCGCGACGAACCGTGACCGGATCGAGCAGGTGTTCCGCACGCTGGGCTACTTCGACGGCGTCAACTTCGCGGCGCGGGCCACCGCACCGGCGCTCTACTCGGTGGCGTTGATGGACGACGTCTGCCCACCGTCGACCGTGTTCGCCGCGTACAACCACTACGCGGGCCCGAAGGAGCTTCAGATCTGGCCGTACAACAGGCACGAGGGCGGCGCGACATTCCAGCCACCGATCCAGTTGCGCTGGCTGCGCGACCTGTTGGCGTGA